From Zingiber officinale cultivar Zhangliang chromosome 5B, Zo_v1.1, whole genome shotgun sequence, the proteins below share one genomic window:
- the LOC121986525 gene encoding extensin-like encodes MVTEVPTPTVSAVLTPIVFMVPLAYPAPPPPVPTAYQAPLPPVPTAYAAPAPAAPVAPPPVPPPTVPPVAPTYADPAMPPMAPAPAYAAAPGMFPPAYVAVPLVIPAPVVPPVPAAVHTHLTDIVAARARIPALAESMKSRFTLFR; translated from the coding sequence ATGGTTACAGAGGTACCTACCCCGACCGTATCCGCCGTACTCACTCCTATTGTATTTATGGTACCACTGGCATACCCGGCACCACCACCACCAGTGCCTACGGCATACCAGGCACCACTGCCACCGGTGCCCACTGCATACGCGGCACCCGCACCAGCAGCACCAGTTGCTCCACCtccggtaccaccacctaccgtacctccagtcgcGCCCACCTATGCTGACCCTGCGATGCCACCAATGGCACCTGCCCCAGCCTATGCAGCAGCACCGGGGATGTTTCCCCCGGCCTATGTAGCGGTACCACTTGTtataccagctccagtggttccgccagttcctgcagccgtccatACTCACCTCACTGATATAGTCGCGGCACGAGCCCGGATCCCAGCACTGGCAGAGtcaatgaagagtcgattcacactcttccgatgA